A DNA window from Gigantopelta aegis isolate Gae_Host chromosome 4, Gae_host_genome, whole genome shotgun sequence contains the following coding sequences:
- the LOC121371524 gene encoding uncharacterized protein LOC121371524 produces MMLLLTVLMYQLIMEINAQLPTTFNQNQASWPANNPCAIMPCTMGNMAWNGVSPMRFPRGSLGRIRSPFNTRMFGSSNFGSGNPSLFQSPLPNMLTRNMMANNMVPNNMMLSNLIPNNMMMNNVVPNNMMPNGMMPNGMMPNNMMPNNMMPNSMSNNMMTNNMVTLVIRNNNGRSMTVSVPIACMQTRAKGGCANFVRRYYFNRFTGHCEEFTYSGCGGNNNNFASILQCQQLCVVPNVG; encoded by the exons ATGATGTTGCTGCTAACTGTCCTTATGTATCAACTAATTATGGAAATTAATGCTCAGCTACCCACGACTTTCA ATCAGAATCAAGCTTCGTGGCCAGCTAACAACCCATGTGCG ATCATGCCGTGTACTATGGGCAACATGGCATGGAACGGCGTGTCTCCTATGAGGTTCCCTCGTGGTTCTCTGGGAAGAATAAGATCGCCCTTCAATACCAGGATGTTTGGAAGTTCTAACT TTGGTTCTGGGAATCCTTCACTGTTTCAAAGTCCACTACCTAACATGCTGACGAGGAACATGATGGCAAACAACATGGTACCAAACAACATGATGCTGAGCAACTTGATACCAAACAACATGATGATGAACAACGTGGTGCCAAACAACATGATGCCAAATGGCATGATGCCAAATGGCATGATGCCAAATAACATGATGCCAAACAATATGATGCCAAATAGCATGTCGAACAACATGATGACAAACAACATGGTGACGCTTGTCATACGTAACAATAACGGAAGATCAATGACCGTATCAGTTCCCATAG CTTGCATGCAGACCAGGGCGAAAGGAGGCTGTGCTAATTTCGTTAGACGGTACTACTTCAACCGCTTCACGGGACACTGTGAGGAATTCACATACAGCGGGTGTGGaggcaacaacaacaacttcgCTTCGATACTCCAGTGTCAGCAGCTGTGTGTTGTACCAAATGTGGGTTGA